A stretch of the Nerophis ophidion isolate RoL-2023_Sa linkage group LG27, RoL_Noph_v1.0, whole genome shotgun sequence genome encodes the following:
- the LOC133544250 gene encoding uncharacterized protein LOC133544250, with the protein MPTIPPSMKPQCLPHTSCSLENNKLCQLTSCSRGNHNNLNLMQPMLRNGKRQCKKLITSPRKTWKYYNQKALSSVLQPGDHVLIQNLSRRGGPGKICPYWEDKVHIVKERRGTESPVYVVRPLDGERRERVIHRNLLLPCPCLIDGPTNKHFGKPEKKSRPNTKTKVHEIPRDAESSSEDEYNLWIPRQSQGTPLNPHAPIFKPVGENHSTVEPEIEEFDDSSRRQDGDDVIQQGQRTRDDGTKDMQGSKDQDINLDTSAPELQGENCVMSSADSTSSEDSEHVEKIRPTKTFPPKI; encoded by the coding sequence ATGCCTACAATTCCACCGTCAATGAAGCCACAGTGTTTACCCCATACTTCTTGCTCTTTGGAAAATAACAAACTTTGCCAATTGACCTCATGTTCCCGAGGGAACCACAACAATCTCAATCTCATGCAGCCTATGCTGAGAAATGGAAAGCGTCAATGCAAGAAGCTTATAACATCGCCCAGGAAAACCTGGAAGTACTACAACCAGAAAGCGTTAAGTTCTGTTCTTCAACCTGGTGACCACGTACTCATCCAGAACTTATCACGAAGAGGAGGACCAGGGAAGATTTGTCCGTATTGGGAGGACAAGGTTCACATCGTCAAAGAACGCAGAGGTACTGAAAGTCCAGTGTATGTGGTTCGACCGCTAGATGGAGAAAGAAGAGAAAGAGTTATTCACCGTAATCTTCTGTTACCCTGTCCTTGCCTCATCGATGGCCCAACCAACAAACATTTTGGAAAGCCAGAGAAGAAAAGCAGACCCAACACAAAGACCAAGGTGCATGAAATCCCTAGAGATGCAGAGAGCTCAAGTGAGGATGAGTATAACTTGTGGATCCCAAGGCAGTCTCAGGGCACTCCCCTAAATCCACATGCACCAATCTTCAAGCCTGTAGGAGAGAACCACTCCACAGTGGAACCTGAAATAGAGGAATTTGACGACAGTAGTCGGCGACAAGATGGAGACGATGTCATTCAGCAAGGACAACGGACACGAGATGACGGGACCAAGGACATGCAAGGGAGCAAAGACCAAGACATCAACCTTGACACCTCAGCTCCAGAGCTTCAGGGTGAAAATTGTGTCATGTCTTCAGCAGATTCCACATCCTCAGAGGACAGTGAACATGTCGAGAAAATAAGACCGACCAagacatttcccccaaaaatttga